From a region of the Nitrospira sp. genome:
- the secE gene encoding preprotein translocase subunit SecE, with protein sequence MFKRMTESIRLFVTDVRAEMKKVSFPSRAETVGSTTVVIVFCILMSLYLSVIDSFLSWLVGKVI encoded by the coding sequence ATGTTTAAGCGTATGACAGAATCGATTCGGTTGTTTGTGACGGACGTGCGGGCGGAGATGAAAAAGGTTTCGTTTCCGAGTCGTGCAGAAACCGTCGGCTCAACAACGGTGGTCATTGTGTTCTGTATCCTAATGTCGTTGTACTTGTCCGTCATCGATTCATTCCTTTCATGGTTGGTGGGCAAGGTCATTTAG
- the nusG gene encoding transcription termination/antitermination protein NusG — MTKNWYVIHTYAGFEGRVKTSLVERANQMGLVEKLGQVLVPTEDVIEIKDGKRRTSRRKFFPGYVLVELESPLGDETLQMIKETPKVTGFVGGGAVPTPLTSEEVESLLKQVDAGQAEPREQVKFIKSDNVRIIDGPFLGFNGVVDEVDQDHSRLKVMVSIFGRSTPVELGFLQVERI; from the coding sequence ATGACAAAGAACTGGTACGTCATCCATACGTACGCGGGTTTTGAGGGGCGCGTGAAGACCAGTCTCGTGGAGCGTGCGAATCAAATGGGGCTTGTCGAGAAGCTCGGGCAGGTGCTTGTTCCGACAGAAGATGTGATTGAAATCAAGGATGGCAAGCGACGCACCTCCCGGCGAAAGTTCTTTCCGGGTTATGTTCTTGTGGAACTGGAGTCTCCATTGGGGGATGAGACGTTGCAAATGATCAAGGAAACTCCAAAAGTGACAGGGTTTGTCGGAGGGGGCGCCGTGCCGACACCGCTGACCAGCGAGGAAGTGGAGTCCTTGCTCAAGCAAGTCGATGCGGGTCAGGCTGAACCACGCGAACAGGTCAAGTTTATCAAGAGCGACAACGTTCGCATCATCGATGGCCCATTCTTGGGGTTCAACGGTGTGGTTGATGAAGTCGATCAGGACCATAGCCGGTTGAAGGTCATGGTGAGCATATTCGGCCGGTCGACCCCGGTTGAATTAGGATTTTTACAAGTGGAACGGATATAG
- the rplK gene encoding 50S ribosomal protein L11: MAKEVSAQIKLQIPAGKANPAPPVGPSLGQHGVNIMEFCKQFNAKTQKDGDSIIPVIITVYKDRTFTFVMKTPPASDLLKKAAGIIKGSGVPQKDKVGKITRQQLNEIARKKMADLNAADVEGAAKIIEGTARSMGVVIQG; this comes from the coding sequence ATGGCGAAAGAAGTGTCGGCGCAGATCAAGTTGCAAATTCCGGCTGGCAAGGCCAATCCAGCTCCTCCTGTCGGTCCCTCGCTGGGCCAGCATGGAGTCAATATCATGGAGTTCTGCAAGCAGTTCAATGCCAAGACCCAGAAGGACGGAGACAGTATCATCCCCGTCATTATTACGGTCTACAAGGATCGTACCTTCACCTTCGTGATGAAAACGCCGCCTGCTTCGGATCTCCTTAAAAAGGCCGCGGGGATCATCAAGGGGTCTGGTGTGCCGCAGAAAGATAAGGTTGGGAAAATCACGAGACAGCAATTGAACGAAATTGCCCGCAAAAAGATGGCGGATTTGAATGCGGCTGATGTGGAGGGGGCGGCCAAAATCATCGAGGGTACCGCCCGCAGCATGGGCGTCGTCATTCAAGGATAA
- a CDS encoding 50S ribosomal protein L1 — protein sequence MGKKMDTAIKNVEPRVYGLREAVETVKKSAFAKFDESVDLALRLGIDPKRSDQLVRGTASLPHGTGKKVRVLVFAKGEKEQEARQAGADYVGADDLMEKIKGGWMDFDCAISTPDLMASVGKLGKVLGPRGLMPNPKTGTVTFEVGKAVADIRKGRVEFKVEKAGIVHVPVGKVSFDPTKLYDNASAILESVIKAKPASCKGRYLKSATISSTMGPGVKLDTVALTKQWS from the coding sequence ATGGGAAAGAAAATGGATACGGCGATCAAGAACGTTGAGCCTCGCGTGTATGGATTGCGTGAGGCCGTTGAAACCGTGAAAAAATCGGCCTTTGCAAAGTTTGATGAGTCGGTGGATCTTGCGCTTAGGCTGGGAATCGATCCAAAACGCTCCGATCAGCTGGTTCGAGGAACGGCTTCGCTTCCCCACGGAACGGGGAAAAAGGTTCGTGTCCTCGTGTTTGCAAAAGGCGAAAAGGAGCAGGAGGCGCGTCAAGCGGGTGCCGACTACGTCGGGGCTGATGACTTGATGGAAAAAATCAAGGGTGGATGGATGGATTTCGATTGCGCGATCTCCACGCCTGATCTTATGGCCTCGGTCGGAAAACTCGGTAAGGTGCTGGGGCCTCGGGGATTGATGCCGAATCCTAAGACGGGGACAGTCACTTTCGAGGTTGGAAAGGCTGTCGCGGACATCCGAAAGGGTCGTGTGGAGTTCAAGGTCGAAAAGGCCGGTATCGTGCACGTACCGGTTGGGAAAGTGTCGTTCGATCCGACGAAACTGTACGACAATGCCTCGGCCATCCTTGAATCCGTCATCAAGGCTAAGCCGGCCTCATGCAAAGGGCGTTATCTCAAGAGCGCCACGATTTCCAGCACGATGGGTCCCGGTGTGAAATTGGATACCGTCGCGCTGACGAAGCAGTGGAGTTAG
- the rplL gene encoding 50S ribosomal protein L7/L12: MKKEEKVTAVAELAEKFGRARLAILTECVGLPVNQVTELRKQLRGAKAEYRIVKNTLAARAAEGTVLAGLKAHLKGPTGVVIGYDDPVLPTKVLKDFIGAEKREEKIRMTAGVLEGKILQPAELAAVAKLPKKEVLVAMLLSAMQGPIRGVVYTLNAVLSKFVRVIAAIQDKRKGEGDMPATEGKLSQEELIKAIESMSVLDLAELVKGLETRFGVTAAAPVAMAAAPAAGGGAAAPAEEKTAFDVILASAPADKKIQVIKVVRELTSLGLKEAKDLVEGAPKPVKAGVTKEEADTMKKKLEESGAKVEVK; encoded by the coding sequence ATGAAGAAGGAAGAGAAAGTTACAGCGGTGGCGGAATTGGCCGAAAAGTTCGGTCGCGCTCGTCTCGCCATCTTGACTGAATGTGTCGGCCTGCCTGTGAACCAGGTCACAGAGTTGCGAAAGCAGCTCCGTGGGGCGAAGGCCGAATATCGTATCGTGAAAAATACGTTGGCGGCTCGTGCCGCCGAGGGCACGGTGTTGGCCGGCCTCAAGGCGCATCTCAAAGGTCCGACCGGGGTGGTCATCGGGTACGACGACCCTGTGTTGCCGACCAAAGTTCTGAAGGATTTCATCGGCGCGGAGAAGCGAGAAGAAAAGATTCGCATGACGGCCGGAGTGCTGGAAGGGAAGATCCTCCAGCCCGCAGAGCTGGCCGCCGTTGCGAAACTGCCGAAGAAAGAAGTTCTCGTGGCCATGCTGCTCTCGGCCATGCAAGGGCCGATTCGCGGCGTCGTCTATACGTTGAACGCGGTTTTATCGAAGTTCGTCAGAGTCATTGCAGCCATTCAGGATAAACGGAAAGGAGAAGGGGACATGCCAGCTACGGAAGGGAAATTGTCGCAGGAAGAATTGATCAAGGCGATCGAAAGCATGAGTGTGCTCGATCTTGCTGAACTGGTGAAGGGGTTGGAAACGCGGTTTGGCGTGACGGCAGCGGCTCCGGTCGCGATGGCAGCAGCGCCGGCTGCAGGTGGTGGAGCAGCGGCTCCTGCCGAGGAAAAGACGGCATTCGACGTCATCCTCGCGTCCGCTCCGGCTGATAAGAAGATCCAAGTCATCAAGGTGGTGCGCGAGCTCACCAGCCTCGGACTCAAAGAAGCCAAAGACCTTGTGGAAGGGGCGCCCAAGCCGGTCAAGGCCGGCGTGACCAAGGAAGAAGCCGATACGATGAAGAAGAAGCTCGAAGAAAGCGGTGCCAAGGTCGAAGTCAAGTAA
- the rpoB gene encoding DNA-directed RNA polymerase subunit beta, with protein sequence MSETTLQEFVERKDYSRIRTNIDIPDLIEIQKRSYEEFLQLEVEPERRKDHGLQAALASVFPIPDYNNTAVLEFSSYTLGTPKYDERECLEQGMTFAVPLKLRVRLVVFDKEDKGPRKKVLDVREQEVYVGELPLMTERGTFIVNGTERVVVSQLHRSPGASFTHDKGRTHASGKVLYSARIIPYRGSWLDFEFDARDILYVRIDRRRKMPTTILLKAFGFSSDDLLKMYYPVEEIRVSKGKMFRKLDPEIHHGLRCSAEVTDKGGKEPIVREGARLTKGMIAKLKASGVKEIPMLPTELVGRAILTELLDSKKNKLAEKNQRLTPEIVEQIVESDVEEFKVIYLDMATATPVILDTLEMEKIGSKEEAMVEIYRRLRPGETPSVDTARALFDNLFLNSKRYDLSPVGRLKLNKKLGLDLPLDQRTLTAQDIVEVIRYLVNLKIGKGEIDDIDHLGNRRVRSVGELLENQFRLGLVRMERSIKERMNLLDMETVLPHDLINAKPVVAAVKEFFSSSQLSQFMDQTNPLAEITHKRRLSALGPGGLTRERAGFEVRDVHPSHYSRICPIETPEGPNIGLITSLATYARINQFGFIEAPYRKVVKGRVTDEIEFLSAIEGDKYIIAQANSKLDGTNRLVSETVSCRHGGDFVLAAPDKIEYMDVSPKQVVSVATALVPFLEHDDANRALMGSNMQRQAVPLVTSESPLVGTGMEAVVARDSGYVIQARRAGVVESVDATRIVVRADAKDGKKGKDSGLDVYDLIKFQRSNQNTCITQTPVVRIGQPVKKGQVLGDGPAIDHGELALGKNVLVAFMPWGGYNFEDAILLSEKLVREDAFTSIHIEEFEVEARDTKLGKEDVTRDIPNVGEEALRNLDESGIIRIGAEVKPGDILVGKVTPKGETQLTPEEKLLRAIFGEKAGDVKDTSLTVPPGVEGIVVDVKIFSRKGLDKDERSKSIETDDQMKLQRDHHEELRIIDEEKTKKIRKLLLGKVVGRDLMDPESGDVILKKKGKLTAEILRRLPDDTVRHIILSDPDEQKELEDVERRAKEQIEILQTLYDEKVGRLKRGDELPPGVIKLVKVYIAMKRKIQVGDKMAGRHGNKGVVSRVLPEEDMPYLPDGTPVEIVLNPLGVPSRMNVGQILETHLGWAARALGIKVASPVFDGASEKEIKDLLKKAKLPTSGQTQLIDGKTGEQFGSPVTVGYMYVLKLHHLVDDKIHARSIGPYSLVTQQPLGGKAQFGGQRLGEMEVWALQAYGAASTLQEFLTVKSDDVPGRSRMYEAIVKGEPFLEPGLPESFNVLVKELQSLGLDVELVKTQD encoded by the coding sequence ATGTCCGAAACGACTCTACAGGAGTTCGTCGAGCGGAAAGATTATTCTCGTATTCGAACCAACATCGATATTCCGGATTTGATTGAAATCCAAAAGCGTTCCTACGAAGAATTTTTGCAGCTTGAAGTCGAGCCGGAACGTCGGAAGGATCATGGACTGCAGGCGGCGTTGGCCAGTGTCTTCCCGATCCCGGACTATAACAATACGGCGGTACTCGAATTTTCGAGCTACACGTTAGGGACACCGAAATACGACGAACGCGAATGTCTTGAGCAGGGTATGACCTTTGCGGTTCCGTTGAAGCTGCGTGTCCGTTTGGTCGTGTTTGATAAGGAGGATAAGGGACCTCGGAAGAAAGTGCTGGATGTGCGCGAGCAGGAGGTCTATGTCGGTGAATTGCCGTTGATGACTGAGCGAGGCACGTTCATCGTCAATGGAACGGAGCGAGTCGTCGTCAGCCAGCTTCACCGATCTCCTGGCGCGTCGTTCACACACGACAAGGGACGCACCCATGCGAGCGGCAAAGTGTTGTACTCGGCACGAATTATTCCCTATCGAGGCTCTTGGCTCGATTTTGAGTTCGATGCGAGAGACATCCTGTATGTGCGCATCGATCGCCGCCGGAAGATGCCGACTACCATCTTATTGAAGGCTTTTGGGTTTTCGAGCGACGATTTGCTCAAAATGTACTACCCGGTCGAAGAAATTCGGGTATCGAAGGGCAAGATGTTCCGCAAGTTGGACCCGGAAATCCATCATGGGCTTCGGTGTTCCGCAGAGGTGACGGACAAGGGTGGCAAGGAACCGATAGTCCGGGAAGGCGCCAGGCTGACGAAAGGCATGATCGCCAAACTGAAGGCGTCGGGCGTGAAGGAAATTCCCATGCTTCCGACCGAGTTGGTGGGGCGTGCCATTCTCACGGAATTGCTCGATTCGAAGAAGAACAAGCTGGCGGAAAAGAATCAGCGCTTGACCCCCGAGATCGTCGAACAGATTGTCGAGAGCGATGTTGAGGAATTTAAGGTCATCTATCTCGATATGGCCACCGCGACGCCGGTGATCCTCGATACGTTGGAAATGGAGAAAATCGGGTCGAAGGAGGAAGCGATGGTGGAAATCTATCGCCGTCTCCGTCCCGGTGAGACTCCGTCCGTCGATACGGCACGGGCGTTGTTCGACAATTTATTCTTGAACTCGAAACGCTACGATTTGTCCCCGGTCGGCCGGCTCAAGCTCAACAAGAAACTTGGATTGGATCTGCCGCTCGATCAGCGCACCCTGACCGCTCAGGACATCGTGGAAGTCATCCGCTACCTCGTGAACCTGAAAATCGGAAAAGGCGAAATCGACGACATCGACCACTTGGGCAATCGCCGTGTACGGTCGGTCGGTGAGCTGCTCGAAAATCAGTTCCGGCTGGGCCTGGTTCGCATGGAGCGAAGCATCAAGGAGCGCATGAATCTCCTCGATATGGAAACGGTACTGCCCCACGATCTGATCAACGCGAAACCGGTGGTCGCGGCCGTCAAGGAGTTCTTCAGCAGCAGCCAGCTGTCTCAATTTATGGACCAAACGAACCCGCTGGCTGAAATCACGCATAAGCGACGACTGTCAGCGCTTGGTCCGGGCGGACTCACGAGAGAGCGGGCCGGGTTCGAAGTCCGAGACGTGCATCCGTCCCACTACAGTCGAATTTGTCCGATCGAAACGCCGGAAGGTCCGAACATTGGGTTGATTACATCCCTGGCGACCTATGCGCGCATCAACCAGTTTGGGTTCATTGAGGCACCCTATCGAAAGGTTGTCAAAGGGCGTGTCACCGATGAAATTGAATTTCTCTCAGCGATCGAAGGTGACAAATATATCATCGCCCAAGCCAACTCAAAATTAGATGGAACGAACAGGTTGGTTTCAGAGACGGTCTCCTGTCGTCACGGGGGAGACTTTGTGTTGGCGGCTCCGGATAAGATCGAGTACATGGACGTCTCGCCGAAGCAAGTGGTGAGTGTGGCGACCGCCCTCGTGCCATTTTTGGAGCACGACGACGCCAATCGCGCGCTAATGGGTTCCAACATGCAACGCCAAGCGGTTCCCTTGGTGACGTCCGAATCTCCTCTCGTCGGGACCGGAATGGAGGCCGTGGTCGCTCGAGATTCAGGATATGTCATCCAGGCTCGTCGTGCCGGGGTCGTAGAAAGTGTCGATGCAACCCGTATCGTCGTGCGGGCCGATGCGAAAGACGGCAAGAAGGGTAAGGATTCCGGGTTAGACGTCTATGACCTGATCAAGTTCCAGCGGTCGAACCAAAACACCTGCATCACCCAGACTCCTGTGGTCCGAATCGGGCAGCCGGTCAAGAAAGGACAGGTATTGGGAGACGGGCCTGCGATCGATCATGGAGAGCTCGCGCTAGGGAAGAATGTGCTCGTCGCGTTCATGCCATGGGGAGGCTACAACTTCGAAGACGCCATTTTGCTCAGCGAGAAGTTGGTCCGCGAAGACGCCTTCACCTCGATCCACATCGAAGAGTTCGAGGTGGAAGCCCGGGATACCAAACTGGGTAAGGAGGACGTCACGCGGGATATTCCCAATGTCGGCGAAGAGGCGCTCAGGAATCTGGACGAGAGCGGGATTATCCGTATCGGGGCGGAAGTGAAGCCGGGCGACATTCTGGTGGGTAAAGTCACGCCCAAAGGCGAGACCCAGCTGACCCCAGAAGAAAAGCTGCTCCGGGCGATCTTTGGCGAGAAGGCCGGCGATGTGAAGGATACGTCGTTGACTGTGCCTCCTGGAGTGGAGGGCATCGTGGTCGACGTCAAGATCTTCTCGCGTAAAGGGCTCGACAAGGACGAACGTTCGAAGAGCATCGAGACCGATGACCAGATGAAGTTACAGCGTGACCACCATGAAGAGCTGCGGATCATCGATGAAGAAAAGACGAAGAAGATTCGGAAGTTGTTGCTCGGCAAGGTCGTAGGTCGCGATCTCATGGATCCGGAGAGCGGCGACGTTATTTTGAAGAAGAAGGGCAAGCTGACAGCGGAGATTCTCAGACGATTGCCCGACGATACGGTACGGCACATCATTCTGAGCGATCCTGACGAACAAAAAGAACTGGAAGACGTCGAACGGCGCGCGAAAGAACAGATTGAGATTCTCCAGACTCTGTACGACGAGAAAGTCGGCCGCTTGAAACGGGGCGATGAATTGCCTCCCGGTGTGATCAAGCTCGTCAAGGTCTACATCGCGATGAAGCGCAAGATCCAAGTCGGTGACAAGATGGCCGGCCGTCATGGGAACAAGGGCGTGGTATCGCGGGTCTTGCCCGAGGAGGACATGCCCTATTTACCGGACGGGACCCCTGTGGAAATCGTGCTGAATCCACTCGGCGTGCCGTCGCGTATGAACGTAGGGCAAATTCTGGAAACCCATCTTGGATGGGCGGCCAGGGCTTTGGGGATCAAGGTGGCGAGTCCGGTGTTTGATGGAGCATCGGAGAAGGAAATCAAGGACCTGTTGAAGAAGGCGAAGCTGCCGACGAGCGGTCAAACCCAGCTGATCGATGGGAAGACTGGCGAACAGTTCGGCAGTCCGGTGACGGTCGGATATATGTACGTGCTCAAGCTCCACCATTTGGTAGACGACAAAATCCACGCACGGTCCATTGGCCCGTACTCACTCGTGACCCAGCAGCCACTTGGCGGTAAGGCTCAATTCGGTGGCCAGCGTCTGGGAGAAATGGAAGTCTGGGCGTTGCAAGCCTACGGTGCGGCTTCGACCCTGCAGGAATTCCTCACCGTGAAATCCGACGATGTGCCGGGCCGGTCACGCATGTACGAAGCGATCGTCAAGGGCGAGCCTTTCCTCGAACCAGGGTTGCCTGAGTCGTTCAACGTGTTGGTCAAGGAATTACAGAGCTTGGGACTCGATGTAGAGTTGGTCAAGACGCAAGACTAA